From the Glycine max cultivar Williams 82 chromosome 11, Glycine_max_v4.0, whole genome shotgun sequence genome, the window TGCTAAAATGATAGGAAAGAATTATGTTCACTTCACATTCTTACgactgttttctttttctttatgtccCATAGCTCATTTTgtctcaacttttttttttattcttctttctatcagaatctatctctttctatttactgtaaaaatatgaaaaggtgGTGTCTAATAATGTAGGCCTCGCTAACGGCGAGAAGAAAACATGTCTAATGGAGGAAAGAAGAGTTCATATGAACTTCCATTATTGATTTAATAAGATGATTTGATAGAGTTAAGCCTTGTATTTAGAGGGTGGAAGTTGAGAACAATTAAAAAGActaagtgcatgtttggtttgataCTCACATGATTGTTTAAAGGAacaaatagttatttttgtggtgattaccatgattttttttaccatcaaacTAAATACATTATAAATGGAATTCTCCATGCTTAATCACCTACTTGCTGACAACTAGACTGTGGGAAAATTCAATGGATTGTGCACGATCTCTGTTAGACATGGGACATTCTTCAATGATTGAATTGGACTCCATTTTTAGCAGGATGGATCCGGAAATATATTAAAGGAAGAgtagataaaattaataaatattaaatcataaTAGATAAATAGGTAATATCGTTTATCTTAATTGtccacattatttttttatatcataaaattcATAAACAATATATTATGTATCGAACTTTTTTAGTAGTTCTTCTCTCAATGTAAATAATCatacaatcaattaaaaattatctttgatcttatttttaagctattttttttgttttttataaataaaaatgacattgatgtattattttttatggttattAATTGACATTTATAGTAAGGTTAATTAAGAGTcgttaaaaagataaatagaaagGCACTCATTAAAAAGAGTggaaatatataaaattcatttatgTAACTAAAGgatataaattcaaaaggttGAGTTGACATATTAAGAGTTCACTCCTgtctcattgtttttttttttttcatttttatcctcactaatttatttaaaatctctttttacctcaaataattaaatatattcttttataccAATTTATATTCATTAGCTAGCTTATTAATGACTGTAACCAAACTCTTTTAATTCaatcaatttataaatttttagcttttaaattcttttaggctctaacttataagttataaacttCAATTAACTTATAAGGTAGTTTTATCAAACACTGTTGtgtaagttatattttattttcaaatattcttttattctatttattttcttaaatatctattaagtatattaataaactttaaaaaattaagaatatatttggaaaataaaaaaataaagctatAAGATAAACAAATCAAACTTAAACATTATGGTTTTTTAAACAAACCGTCCAAACTTTATATAAACGAACCAAACTTGAatagtatcattttttttatggaagctAAGCTTGAACTTaggtgtttggtttgatttgacttgttttttttttcttaatactaTGGAAAAATGATTCGACTTGTTTAAACACCTTGTAAATAGCACGAAATACATTTTTGTGAACTCAATTCAGTAACTCGCAACATGTGAAGTCAATTCAGTAGCTTTTTTAACGTATAAGAGGGTGAGGGATTGTGCTATATTACAACTTCTCCGTGATGTTCATCTTTTCTAATtgattttccaactcatcatgAGTCACCTATGAAACAATAAGGCATTCTCTGTAGTAATGTAGTTAATGAAGCATCTTTTCTAAAGAATGGTATAAGAACAGTCTCAATGTTATGAAGCAAATCCTTTGTTGTGCTTGTTAGTCTTTGATGCTCGACTTAACTTCTGAAGGCTTAGTGGCACCAGAAAAACTAAACCGCTGAGGCAGAACATGGAGACATCAAGAAGACACTATGGAGAGTAATTCAGATGAGCCGATACCAAGATTAAGAGTGCTTGTTTGTGCTATGCAACTCGTGGAGCAATCCAGTTTAGAAGTGATCTCCAGGAGATGCAAATTCATTTGGAATCAATTGATCTGGCTTCACCTTTAGCTACAGTATCTCCATGACAAAAATATCTGAAATGCTAGGACAGATATATATCTTTTAGAAGTTTCAGTTTGAGGGTGgacaaaaaaacattagaaaGACTGAGATACCCCTTTAGCTAGTAGAAGCATCATTACTGATGACAGTACAATGGCAAGATGTTTAGACTCAATGCCATGAAAAAATTCATCTTGGGCACTGCAATTTTATTGGCCAACAACTCACAACCAATCATGAAAACCTTCACGGCTTCATCAGATGAACTTCagccaatgaggaattcaggtCTTCTCGAGACTGTGATCTCCTACTCTGCAGACACATCTGACTTCTATGTGGGGACCAGAAAGCACCCATGTTGCCACTGTCATACTGCATCTGCCCTAAACTGTTTGAGGAATAACTATGAGAGACATTATTAGCTGATGGGTACAATGAAGACTCCATAAGCTCGATGCCACCACTGTTGTCATCAAGACTATGCCCTAGACCAAATTGGCTTTGTTGTGAACTTGCAATTTTTGGGCTCAGAGGCATCTTTAGTCTTCCATCCCCTGCAGTATCATAGGTGTAAATTGGATTTTAAAGTCagtctaaaataattattcatgtAAATTATATACAGAATTCACAAGTTATTTTGAGGCACAACTTGGTTATGATTTACAAAATATGCACAAATCATCcacataataatgaaaaattgagTACATACACATTTGTGACGACAGCAAGCTTTGAAAATTGATGAGAACATGACAAAAACAAGTCACAGTGATATCCAAGATATACAAATGGATGTTGGTCACTATACCACATTTAATAGTAAAAACTAAAAGGACAACAAAAACAGACCAATTTCTAAGCGTCTCAGAAAAACTTTAAACAAGACAGTTCATCTAATAAGTTTTAGGATTAGTACTAATCATATGTGTAAATAAATAGCTTACCAGAGTACATTGGACTCCATCGCTGGAACCGAAAAGGAGATGGTATGTTAAGAACAGAAGCACCAGTAACACTGTTATGCCTGGAAATGGGAAGATATTGCCTCCGGAAAAACCTTGGCATCCAATTGCCAACACATGATAAAGCACAAAGAAGTAGAATAAAAGAAAGCAACAAAATGGGCACAAGAACAAGAGGATTTATCTTCATCTGGAAAAACTCCAAGTCACGAAGCCCAAATCTAGTGGAAAACGCCTTTCCAGCTTCCAACAAGGCAACACCAAGTGTCCAAGTGATATTTCCAGAGCCAACAGTTATCTGGTTATCATTAATGTGCAAACCCTCCCTCAGCAGAGAGGCAATATAGGGTGCCCTGAAGCAGTACTGCTCAATAAAGGGCTGCGGAGCAACACTTCTCTTTGCAACATCCCACCTCTTCTCACAAAAACCCTTACCCTTTGCCAGCACATCATCAAGCGTGGCCTCAGAAGTCAAGTTGAAAAACCTATACACAACATAAAACCCAGAAATCACATAAAAGTGTCCATACGGGTGAGGCAGATTATCACCCAAAGCGCAAGGCTGCGCTCCACAATCAAGCCCGGCACCAAGATCAGTCCATTCAGACAAATTCACAGCAACTTTAGCGAGGGCGCTGCACTCCCCCCAATTGGGAGCACCAACAAGCACCAATTGAGTTCCTCCCAACCCTCCATTCCCACCTTTCTTACTAGACGAACAACGAGAACATGAGTATTCCTCCCTATACCCATCCTGCAAGCAAGGATGTTTCAACTCAACATTCCCACCACTACCCACATCCACATTACCCGATCCAAACTCCTTCCTAAATAGATACACCACAGACTTCCCAAATGCCTCGTTGAGTCCATACCCTGGTAGCGAATATGCGGTAAGATGATGGCTCACAGATCCAATCCTAACATACAAACTAG encodes:
- the LOC100787212 gene encoding probable apyrase 7, which gives rise to MVFAKIASLVAPNSHSLPHPLSLQDLSSYCHLEPPLHGGATTITSSSRHKCLRLSLYLATFLFLTYLLFLLLYSYWNHGSAKYYVVLDCGSTGTRVYVYRASVRFNRHTTLPIAVTSLRNASPKNNKKKPPTGRAYDRIETEPGIDKLVNNVSGLNNALKPLLRWAKKQIPVRAHRSTFLFLYATAGVRRLPVSDSRWLLDNAWSVLKDSPFVCQRDWVKIISGPEEAYFGWIALNYDGGILGVRPRKATYGALDLGGSSLQVTFESDQQLNSETSLYVRIGSVSHHLTAYSLPGYGLNEAFGKSVVYLFRKEFGSGNVDVGSGGNVELKHPCLQDGYREEYSCSRCSSSKKGGNGGLGGTQLVLVGAPNWGECSALAKVAVNLSEWTDLGAGLDCGAQPCALGDNLPHPYGHFYVISGFYVVYRFFNLTSEATLDDVLAKGKGFCEKRWDVAKRSVAPQPFIEQYCFRAPYIASLLREGLHINDNQITVGSGNITWTLGVALLEAGKAFSTRFGLRDLEFFQMKINPLVLVPILLLSFILLLCALSCVGNWMPRFFRRQYLPISRHNSVTGASVLNIPSPFRFQRWSPMYSGDGRLKMPLSPKIASSQQSQFGLGHSLDDNSGGIELMESSLYPSANNVSHSYSSNSLGQMQYDSGNMGAFWSPHRSQMCLQSRRSQSREDLNSSLAEVHLMKP